From the bacterium genome, the window GGGAAGCCCCAAGGTCGCCGCACCGCTGCCCGCCGCCACCAGCAAACTATCTCCGTGGCCATGGTAACAGCCATCGAACTTGATGATGCGCTTGCGCTTGGTCGCTGCCCGGGCCAAACGGATGGCACCGAGGACCGCCTCGGTCCCGGAACTGACGAACCGGATCTTTTCTATGGAAGGAAAGGCCTTCTTGACCAGCAGGGCCAGGTCGGTCTCCAGGGACGAGGGTGCCCCGAAGCTCAGGCCCTTGCGGATGGTCCTCCGTACCGCGTTCAGGACCGACTTTTCCCCATGGCCCAGGATGAGGGGACCCCAGGAACCCACGAGGTCGATATAGCGGTTCCCATCCGCGTCGATAAGGTAAGGGCCTTTGCCCCGGGCGATGAAGATCGGGCTCCCGCCCACACCCTTGAAGGCGCGCACAGGGCTGTCCACCCCGCCGACAAGGTGCCTTTGGGCCTCAGCGAAGAGTTTCTTGGAGTGATCGGTCGAAAAACCTTTTTTCATGGCTTGTGCCTTTGGGTGATGGACTGAGCGTCCCGCTTACCGGAAAAAACGGGCCGCTTCCTTGGCCCAATAGGTGATGATCCGGTCCGCTCCTGCCCGTTTGATGGCCAAAAGGCTCTCACCCATCGCGGTCTCCTCGGAAAGCCAGCCCATCTTGGCGGCGGCCTTGACCATGCTGTATTCACCGGATACGTGGTAAGCCCAGAGGGGCGCCCGGAAGCGGTCCTTGGCGCGGGCGATGATGTCGAGGGCGGTCAAGGCCGGTTTCACCATCACGGCATCCGCACCCTCTTGGATGTCCAATTCGATCTCCCTTAAGGCTTCCCGGGCATTGGCCGCGGACATCTGGTAGGTCCTGCGGTCCCCGAAGGAAGGCGTCGAATCGGCGGCGTCGCGGAAAGGTCCGTAGAAACAGGTGGCGAACTTGGCGGCATAGCTGAGGATGGGGGTTTGGGTGAATCCACCCCTGTCCAAACCCTGGCGGATGGCGGCCACCCGTCCGTCCATCATGTCGGAAGGGGCCACCATATCGGCCCCCGCCTCGGCGTGGGAAAGGGCGATC encodes:
- the hemB gene encoding porphobilinogen synthase is translated as MSFPTHRLRRLRKNHVLRGLFQETRLGPKDFILPLFVSEDLKGSDPIGSMPGIERHGFRSLVKEALSAHQVGIPGVLLFGIPKRKDDRATSAYSKNGVIQKAVRLLKKEAPDLAVLTDVCACEYTSHGHCGILSGRDVDNDKTLGLLKKIALSHAEAGADMVAPSDMMDGRVAAIRQGLDRGGFTQTPILSYAAKFATCFYGPFRDAADSTPSFGDRRTYQMSAANAREALREIELDIQEGADAVMVKPALTALDIIARAKDRFRAPLWAYHVSGEYSMVKAAAKMGWLSEETAMGESLLAIKRAGADRIITYWAKEAARFFR